Proteins encoded within one genomic window of Streptomyces sp. NBC_01314:
- a CDS encoding DegT/DnrJ/EryC1/StrS family aminotransferase: MRDASFVQRNGRLGTASGTAGGASRKVPFFTQALTFEALWPDIRSRLTEVLDDGKFSHGRQVARFEEALARWTGARYAVGVNSGTDALLLLLRACGLGPGDEVIVPAFTFVASASSVVLAGGRPVFADIDPVSYAMDPKSAADAVTPRTRMIMPVHLFCQMADMDGLLGVAHHHGLTVVEDSAEAIGMRWGGVHAGLLGAGGVLSFFPTKTLGAIGDAGAILTDDRKLAQTAAALRHHGRYGRTLAHFPGINNETTVNGVNSKMDDIQAAVLLAKLARLHEDIARRARLAAAYTERLADAPGVLRLPTVVPHTARTQPVFYVYLIEVERRDELAGYLAEHGVGTETYYPTPLHLQECFADLGYRRGDFPHAETACERTIALPLYPDLSIDDVDTVCDLVRRFPTRMSRRPA; this comes from the coding sequence ATGCGCGACGCATCGTTCGTCCAGAGGAACGGCAGGCTCGGCACAGCGAGCGGCACAGCGGGCGGCGCCTCGAGGAAGGTGCCCTTCTTCACTCAGGCCCTCACGTTCGAAGCTCTCTGGCCGGACATCCGGTCCCGGCTGACCGAAGTCCTCGACGACGGCAAGTTCTCGCACGGCCGGCAGGTCGCCCGGTTCGAGGAGGCCCTGGCCCGGTGGACCGGCGCCCGCTACGCGGTGGGGGTCAACAGCGGCACCGACGCGCTGCTGCTGCTGCTGCGCGCCTGCGGCCTGGGGCCTGGCGACGAAGTCATCGTCCCGGCCTTCACCTTCGTGGCCTCGGCCTCCTCCGTCGTGCTGGCCGGCGGCCGACCGGTCTTCGCCGACATCGACCCTGTCAGTTATGCGATGGATCCCAAATCCGCGGCCGACGCGGTCACCCCGCGCACCCGCATGATCATGCCGGTCCACCTGTTCTGCCAGATGGCCGACATGGACGGGCTGCTCGGCGTCGCGCACCACCACGGGCTCACCGTGGTGGAGGACAGCGCCGAGGCCATCGGCATGCGGTGGGGCGGGGTGCACGCCGGGCTGCTGGGGGCCGGCGGGGTGCTCTCGTTCTTCCCCACCAAGACGCTCGGGGCCATCGGCGATGCCGGGGCGATCCTCACCGACGACCGGAAACTCGCGCAAACCGCGGCGGCGTTGCGTCATCACGGGCGCTACGGCAGGACGCTGGCCCACTTCCCCGGCATCAACAACGAGACCACCGTCAACGGCGTCAACAGCAAGATGGACGACATCCAGGCGGCTGTCCTCCTCGCCAAGCTGGCCCGGTTGCACGAGGACATCGCCCGTCGGGCCCGACTCGCAGCCGCCTACACCGAACGACTGGCCGACGCGCCCGGCGTACTGCGGCTGCCCACCGTGGTGCCACACACCGCGCGGACCCAGCCGGTCTTCTACGTCTACCTGATCGAGGTCGAGCGGCGCGACGAACTCGCCGGGTACCTGGCCGAACACGGTGTGGGCACCGAGACGTACTACCCGACCCCGCTGCACCTGCAGGAGTGCTTCGCCGACCTGGGATACCGCCGCGGAGACTTCCCGCATGCCGAGACGGCCTGCGAACGCACGATCGCCCTCCCGCTGTACCCCGACCTGAGCATCGACGACGTCGACACGGTGTGCGACCTCGTCCGCCGTTTCCCGACCAGGATGTCCAGGAGGCCGGCGTGA
- a CDS encoding UbiA family prenyltransferase produces the protein MTSRTEAGPFTAGHVRPESKVRSYARLGKLDVYDYYPSIAVALSAVLLPVAGLPPTTLVTLALFLFGAVFVIVAMVALDDVTGYRDGSDAANYGPDNPLRNKLRKPLVAGTLTLREALGFGWTTAVIGAVLWAAAMATAPHLPTWTVVLVVALFTVSIQYSYGLKISYHGFQEIFLAGLGAGLVMGAYGLAAGHFSGFLFVQGVLFGFGPLLFGVYSNTNDIPGDRAVGRLTVACLVSPKGNAVFIGSLSVAEFLIGAVSSAVGIAPWWFVLLMLPVTALRARQYLTGFRQGDIMRARRLGFPAHRVSTVLLITANLIVGAGASV, from the coding sequence ATGACGAGCCGCACCGAGGCCGGACCGTTCACGGCCGGCCACGTACGCCCGGAGAGCAAGGTCCGCAGCTACGCGCGGCTGGGCAAACTCGATGTCTACGACTACTACCCGAGCATCGCCGTGGCACTGTCCGCGGTGCTGCTGCCCGTCGCCGGCCTGCCGCCCACGACCCTCGTGACCCTCGCCCTGTTCCTCTTCGGCGCGGTCTTCGTGATCGTCGCCATGGTCGCCCTCGACGACGTGACCGGATACCGCGACGGCAGTGACGCCGCGAACTACGGCCCGGACAACCCGCTGCGCAACAAACTCCGCAAGCCACTGGTCGCGGGGACCCTGACGCTGCGCGAAGCGCTCGGCTTCGGCTGGACCACCGCCGTCATCGGTGCCGTGCTGTGGGCCGCCGCCATGGCGACCGCTCCGCACCTGCCCACCTGGACGGTGGTGCTGGTCGTGGCCCTGTTCACGGTCTCGATCCAGTACTCCTACGGGCTGAAGATCAGCTATCACGGTTTCCAGGAGATCTTTCTCGCGGGGCTGGGCGCGGGGCTGGTGATGGGGGCGTACGGGCTGGCGGCCGGCCACTTCTCCGGATTTCTGTTCGTCCAGGGGGTGCTGTTCGGTTTCGGGCCGCTGCTGTTCGGCGTGTACTCCAACACCAACGACATCCCCGGGGACCGCGCCGTCGGGCGTCTGACCGTGGCGTGCCTGGTCTCGCCGAAGGGCAACGCCGTCTTCATCGGTTCGCTGTCCGTGGCGGAATTCCTGATCGGCGCGGTCTCCTCCGCCGTCGGGATCGCCCCGTGGTGGTTCGTGCTCCTGATGTTGCCCGTCACCGCGCTGCGCGCGAGGCAGTACCTCACCGGCTTCCGGCAGGGGGACATCATGCGCGCCCGCAGGCTCGGGTTCCCGGCGCACCGGGTCAGCACGGTGCTGCTGATCACCGCGAATCTGATCGTCGGCGCGGGGGCCTCGGTATGA
- a CDS encoding Gfo/Idh/MocA family oxidoreductase, which produces MLRTLIVGLGRAGLGLHVPVLRRTRATAVDTFADHPIVGVDPEHSSLDRQREDLLIVDSLRRARELLDPAHTVVHLCTPPAVRAEVLREVAELGFRRILLEKPLAGDRGALQTVLHLARAHELRLSVVAPWLHSALTQCLVQIVADGSLGAVRSVSVTQHKPRFRRSLGSSSHTSAFDVEAPHAVGVLLRLLGDAQVCGAACADLQVAEVTVPRMGGMRLELLHDGGARSEVVSDLSSPVRQRRIVLDMAGGSVVGHYAVGQNDDFAQLEITRDGSTVREVLRDDSLTSCLTRAYRRFVDDADTDDLDLHVRTVQLLDEAKRLAADGHEVVPPHDGRTARKEATIHGS; this is translated from the coding sequence GTGCTGCGTACGTTGATCGTCGGCCTGGGCCGCGCGGGCCTGGGACTGCATGTGCCGGTGCTGAGGCGTACGCGTGCCACAGCCGTGGACACGTTCGCCGATCACCCGATCGTGGGGGTGGACCCCGAACATTCCTCGCTTGACCGGCAGCGGGAAGACCTCCTGATCGTCGATTCCCTGCGTCGAGCACGCGAACTCCTCGACCCGGCGCATACGGTCGTCCACCTGTGCACCCCGCCCGCCGTACGCGCCGAGGTGCTCCGCGAGGTCGCCGAGCTCGGCTTCCGGCGGATCCTCCTGGAGAAACCGCTGGCCGGTGACCGGGGCGCGCTCCAGACCGTCCTGCATCTCGCGCGGGCGCACGAGCTGCGACTGTCAGTGGTGGCACCCTGGCTGCACAGCGCGCTGACGCAGTGTCTCGTCCAGATCGTGGCCGACGGGAGCCTCGGCGCGGTCCGCTCCGTGTCCGTCACCCAGCACAAGCCCCGGTTCCGGCGCTCTCTCGGCAGCAGCAGCCACACCTCCGCCTTCGACGTGGAGGCACCGCATGCGGTGGGCGTCCTCCTGCGCCTCCTGGGGGACGCCCAGGTATGCGGCGCCGCCTGCGCCGACCTGCAGGTGGCGGAGGTGACAGTGCCCCGCATGGGCGGTATGCGCCTGGAACTGCTGCACGACGGCGGGGCCCGGAGCGAGGTGGTGTCCGACCTGTCCTCGCCGGTACGTCAGCGGCGAATCGTGCTCGACATGGCGGGCGGCAGTGTCGTCGGACACTACGCGGTCGGCCAGAACGACGACTTCGCTCAGCTGGAGATCACCCGCGATGGCAGCACCGTGCGTGAGGTCCTTCGTGACGACTCCCTCACCTCCTGTCTGACCCGTGCCTACCGCCGCTTCGTCGATGACGCCGACACCGACGACCTCGACCTGCACGTACGGACGGTCCAGTTGCTCGACGAAGCGAAGCGGCTGGCGGCAGACGGGCACGAGGTCGTGCCGCCGCACGACGGCCGGACGGCTCGCAAGGAGGCGACCATCCATGGGAGTTGA
- a CDS encoding NAD(P)/FAD-dependent oxidoreductase has translation MSPDLDVAVVGAGMAGLTAAHELRRAGLEVRVFEEQEHVGGRMHSFRHDGYTIDEGAEQVSDQGYRATWELLSRLGVPQHDVPRIGKSIGVWRGGRAHPGVADTFAVLTGAGLPPRARFDLARFLAWTGAHRREFDDDHPERTPVGASTVSEFARRYHRDVHDYLFQPVAGSFFGWDTTRSAAAPMVSLLLSVGPSARWRTYRDGMDLLARRLAEGLDVATGSAVHEVVTEQGCVRLRVGGDVVTARSVVLCAPAPVAARLHANAPADELPFLTACTFTPTLKVSCLLDRPLAPASRKPLYVLLTPDAEDDVLSAIIVDHAKHPDRVPPGKGLLTLMADARRIPELMKEPEQQTADRLVRAATRYVPGLEGAGGRRFVHAFTHGLPEATPRALRHRARFMAREARPVEYAGDWVMLRPASEGAVRSGALAASRVLSRLRPPRSVGRPHLAPLSAEENVS, from the coding sequence ATGAGCCCTGATCTCGACGTCGCAGTGGTCGGCGCCGGCATGGCCGGGCTGACCGCCGCACACGAACTGCGGCGCGCCGGTCTCGAGGTGCGGGTGTTCGAGGAGCAGGAGCACGTCGGCGGCCGGATGCACAGCTTCAGGCACGACGGCTACACCATTGACGAGGGCGCCGAACAGGTCTCGGACCAGGGGTACCGCGCGACATGGGAACTGCTCTCGCGGTTGGGCGTGCCGCAGCACGACGTACCGCGCATCGGCAAGTCGATCGGGGTGTGGCGCGGCGGGCGGGCCCACCCCGGCGTGGCGGACACCTTCGCGGTGCTCACCGGTGCGGGGCTCCCGCCCCGCGCCCGGTTCGACCTGGCCCGGTTCCTGGCCTGGACGGGTGCGCACCGCCGGGAGTTCGACGACGACCACCCCGAAAGGACCCCGGTGGGGGCTTCGACGGTCAGCGAGTTCGCGCGGCGATACCACAGGGACGTTCACGACTATCTGTTCCAGCCGGTCGCCGGCAGCTTCTTCGGCTGGGACACGACGCGCTCCGCAGCGGCACCGATGGTCAGCCTGCTGCTGTCGGTGGGACCGTCCGCCCGCTGGCGGACGTACCGCGACGGCATGGATCTGCTCGCACGTCGGCTGGCCGAAGGACTCGACGTGGCCACCGGCAGCGCGGTGCACGAGGTCGTCACCGAGCAAGGCTGCGTGCGGCTGCGCGTGGGCGGTGACGTCGTCACGGCGCGCTCGGTGGTTCTCTGCGCGCCCGCTCCGGTCGCGGCGCGGCTGCACGCCAACGCCCCGGCCGACGAGCTGCCGTTCCTGACGGCGTGTACGTTCACGCCGACGCTCAAGGTCAGCTGCCTGCTGGACCGGCCGCTCGCGCCCGCGTCCCGCAAGCCCCTGTACGTCCTGCTGACGCCGGACGCGGAGGACGACGTGCTCTCCGCGATCATCGTGGACCACGCCAAGCACCCGGACAGGGTGCCCCCGGGCAAGGGACTGCTGACCCTCATGGCCGATGCCCGCCGCATCCCCGAACTGATGAAGGAGCCGGAGCAGCAGACCGCCGACCGGCTCGTACGGGCCGCCACGCGCTACGTCCCCGGTCTGGAGGGGGCAGGTGGTCGCCGCTTCGTGCACGCCTTCACCCACGGTCTGCCCGAGGCCACCCCCCGGGCGCTGCGCCACCGCGCGCGGTTCATGGCGCGGGAGGCACGGCCGGTGGAGTACGCCGGTGACTGGGTGATGCTGCGGCCGGCCAGCGAAGGCGCCGTGCGTTCGGGCGCGCTCGCCGCGTCACGTGTCCTGAGCCGGCTGCGGCCGCCCCGGTCGGTCGGACGGCCCCACCTCGCCCCGCTCTCCGCAGAGGAGAACGTCTCTTGA
- a CDS encoding Ldh family oxidoreductase, with product MTSPTSPTTATATTTATRAVPILSDPCLVPPRPPGNSGVRVPYRELVAFVADVFGARGIPEERAGAAAEALCHGDLTGFTSHGITNLTRLYLPLLDTGRCDPRAEPRIVADHGASVLLDARRALGLWAAAEAMDLAVERARRYGVGMVSVRGATHFGCAGHHALRAVQHHMVGLVTANCGRQQIVRPVGGRAPMLGTNPLALAAPAGDRPPFVLDMATTVAPTGRVRAAARAGQSVPAGWLRDDDGTPVTDPAAFDRGQAHLSWLGGDPDAGVYKGYGLGLLVEVLSALVPGAGLGPHEKTAEPVGPDDDIGCLMLAIAPGRLRPEAEFLTDAAGLFGALLGCPPIRADEPVCYPGWPEDARCRDRRAHGVPLAAALHQEMLDLARNSSLRFPAPAEPTEEGSPA from the coding sequence ATGACCTCGCCGACTTCCCCGACAACTGCAACTGCAACTACCACTGCCACGAGGGCTGTGCCGATCCTTTCCGACCCATGCCTCGTACCACCCCGGCCCCCCGGCAACTCCGGGGTGCGGGTGCCGTACCGGGAACTCGTCGCCTTCGTGGCCGATGTCTTCGGTGCCAGGGGCATCCCGGAGGAGCGCGCAGGAGCGGCTGCCGAGGCGCTGTGCCACGGCGACCTGACGGGTTTCACCAGTCACGGCATCACCAATCTCACCCGCCTCTACCTGCCGCTGCTCGACACGGGCCGGTGCGACCCGCGGGCCGAGCCGCGGATCGTCGCCGACCACGGGGCCTCGGTTCTTCTCGACGCTCGCCGGGCGCTCGGGCTGTGGGCGGCCGCCGAGGCGATGGACCTCGCGGTCGAGCGCGCCCGCCGGTACGGGGTCGGTATGGTCTCGGTGCGTGGCGCCACACACTTCGGCTGCGCGGGTCACCACGCCCTGCGCGCGGTCCAGCACCACATGGTGGGCCTGGTCACCGCCAACTGCGGCCGACAGCAGATCGTCCGCCCCGTCGGCGGACGGGCCCCCATGCTCGGCACCAACCCCCTCGCGCTGGCCGCCCCGGCCGGTGATCGGCCGCCCTTCGTCCTGGACATGGCCACCACCGTGGCCCCCACCGGCAGAGTCCGGGCCGCGGCACGCGCAGGGCAGAGCGTGCCCGCGGGCTGGCTGCGGGACGACGACGGCACGCCGGTCACCGACCCGGCGGCCTTCGACCGCGGCCAGGCGCACCTGAGCTGGCTCGGCGGTGACCCCGACGCCGGTGTCTACAAGGGCTATGGCCTGGGCCTGCTGGTGGAGGTGCTGTCCGCACTCGTCCCCGGAGCCGGACTCGGCCCGCACGAGAAGACGGCTGAGCCCGTCGGCCCCGACGACGACATCGGCTGCCTCATGCTGGCCATCGCCCCTGGGCGGCTCCGGCCCGAGGCGGAGTTCCTCACCGATGCGGCCGGCCTGTTCGGCGCCCTCCTCGGCTGCCCGCCGATCCGGGCGGACGAGCCGGTGTGTTACCCCGGCTGGCCCGAGGACGCCCGCTGTCGCGACCGACGCGCCCACGGCGTGCCGCTCGCGGCGGCCCTGCACCAGGAGATGCTCGACCTGGCCCGGAACAGCAGCCTCCGCTTCCCGGCACCGGCGGAACCCACCGAGGAGGGAAGCCCGGCATGA
- a CDS encoding sugar phosphate isomerase/epimerase family protein produces MGVDSPFGSDPLHPPYGVPEDDPVGRAAPGVRFAGIGDEAAVDLAGQLDALHQLRWKTIELRNVDGVAVADLDDRAFAALTERIAAACLDVVCVDSRIANWSRPITGRFEDDVAELRVLASRCATLGTRYVRVMSYPNAGLDEEKWGRQVLDRMALLVRQAEQYGLVLLHENCSGWAGTRADRMLDLLDRADSPALRLLFDIGNGVPHGYDTRALLGTVIDHVAHVHVKDARTGPDGHVTYTLPGEGQSEVSACLRALLDHGYTGALSIEPHTHLRPHQDHDTTGTDSVAAFVSYGRSLERLVRQEIVAARTSAAGGVPHA; encoded by the coding sequence ATGGGAGTTGACTCCCCCTTCGGATCAGACCCTCTGCACCCCCCGTACGGCGTGCCCGAGGACGACCCCGTCGGGCGGGCGGCTCCCGGCGTCCGTTTCGCGGGAATCGGGGACGAGGCCGCGGTGGATCTCGCCGGGCAACTGGATGCCCTGCATCAACTCCGCTGGAAAACAATCGAGTTGCGTAACGTCGACGGCGTCGCGGTCGCCGACCTGGACGACCGGGCCTTCGCCGCCCTGACCGAGCGGATCGCGGCAGCGTGCCTCGATGTCGTCTGCGTCGATTCCCGGATCGCCAACTGGAGCCGCCCGATCACCGGCCGCTTCGAGGACGACGTGGCGGAGCTACGGGTGCTGGCCTCGCGTTGCGCCACCCTGGGCACTCGGTATGTCCGGGTGATGTCCTACCCCAACGCCGGCCTGGACGAGGAGAAGTGGGGCAGGCAGGTGCTGGACCGGATGGCTCTCCTGGTCCGCCAGGCCGAGCAGTACGGGCTGGTGCTGCTGCACGAGAACTGCAGCGGCTGGGCCGGAACCCGGGCCGACCGGATGTTGGACCTCCTCGACCGCGCCGACAGCCCCGCGCTGCGGCTGCTGTTCGACATCGGCAACGGCGTCCCCCACGGCTACGACACCCGCGCGCTGCTGGGCACCGTCATCGACCATGTCGCTCACGTACACGTCAAGGACGCCCGCACCGGACCGGACGGCCATGTCACCTACACGCTGCCCGGGGAGGGGCAGTCCGAGGTGTCCGCCTGCCTGCGGGCCCTCCTCGACCACGGCTACACCGGGGCCCTGTCGATCGAACCGCACACCCACCTGCGGCCGCACCAGGATCACGACACCACGGGTACCGACAGTGTGGCGGCGTTCGTCAGTTACGGCCGGTCCCTGGAGCGCCTCGTGCGGCAGGAAATCGTGGCTGCCCGCACCTCCGCCGCCGGTGGGGTGCCGCATGCCTGA
- a CDS encoding DegT/DnrJ/EryC1/StrS family aminotransferase has product MTIPFFPPDLFEDDRQTLLDLVHEIGTAPEQRFLLGEHTARFEEALRISLGAADVVASSSGTSALTLILHAMGIGPGDEVVVPAYGCAPLANTVVGLKATPVFADIDPWTMVADPDRMEQAITGRTRAIMPAHMFSVMADMPRMREIAQRHGVRLIEDSAVAQGGTLDGRPAGTWGEAGVFSFVQVKTFGTAGEGGAVVTMDPELGRDVRLLRNHGQTERFVYRRTGYNSRFDEVLAAFQLHRLPGFPGLLERRARIADYYTKRFTPLRERGVLPPPPGRDGRCFYVYSLLAEERDELKEYLAARGVESHVYYPLPLPHQPAFTRFAPADRSWPHAESAARRQLAIPVHPRLTDAQVEHIADTVCGYADLSKAR; this is encoded by the coding sequence GTGACGATTCCCTTCTTCCCCCCGGACCTCTTCGAGGACGACCGGCAGACGCTGCTGGACCTCGTCCACGAGATCGGCACCGCCCCGGAACAGAGGTTCCTCCTCGGCGAGCACACCGCCCGCTTCGAAGAGGCCCTGCGCATCTCGCTGGGCGCCGCCGACGTCGTGGCCAGCTCCAGCGGCACCTCCGCACTGACCCTCATCCTGCACGCCATGGGTATCGGACCCGGCGACGAGGTGGTCGTACCGGCCTACGGCTGCGCCCCGCTGGCCAACACCGTGGTGGGACTGAAGGCGACGCCGGTGTTCGCGGACATCGACCCGTGGACGATGGTGGCCGACCCGGACCGTATGGAACAAGCGATCACCGGCCGGACCAGGGCGATCATGCCCGCGCACATGTTCTCCGTGATGGCGGACATGCCTCGCATGCGGGAGATCGCCCAGCGCCACGGCGTGCGCCTGATCGAGGACTCGGCGGTCGCCCAGGGCGGCACCCTCGACGGCCGCCCCGCCGGCACCTGGGGGGAGGCCGGAGTGTTCTCCTTCGTCCAGGTCAAGACCTTCGGAACCGCCGGCGAGGGCGGCGCCGTCGTCACCATGGACCCCGAACTCGGGCGTGACGTCAGGTTGTTGCGCAACCACGGGCAGACTGAGCGGTTCGTCTACCGGCGCACCGGCTACAACAGCCGGTTCGACGAAGTGCTCGCGGCCTTCCAACTCCACCGGCTCCCCGGTTTCCCCGGTCTGCTGGAGCGCCGGGCCCGCATCGCCGACTACTACACCAAACGCTTCACGCCACTGCGCGAGCGCGGAGTGCTGCCCCCTCCACCGGGCCGCGACGGCCGCTGCTTCTACGTGTACTCCCTCCTCGCCGAGGAGCGGGACGAGCTGAAGGAATACCTGGCCGCCCGTGGCGTCGAGAGCCATGTGTACTACCCCCTGCCGCTGCCGCACCAGCCCGCGTTCACCCGGTTCGCCCCCGCGGACCGCAGCTGGCCGCACGCGGAGAGCGCCGCCCGGCGCCAACTGGCCATCCCCGTCCACCCGCGCCTCACCGACGCCCAGGTGGAACACATCGCGGACACCGTCTGCGGCTACGCCGACCTGAGCAAAGCCCGATGA
- a CDS encoding EF-hand domain-containing protein, whose amino-acid sequence MSNKTAQVERLRQRFELYDTDEDGRIGRHDLEEEARRIVRAFGESEDSPKARALLHEYPHMWDHMTREAGIAADQTLSLEQFIEIADTQMLSAGAAGFGTMLRPSIRAMVDLCDVDGDGQVNPQEFRTWLGAIGDNRIDADEAFRKVDADGNGQLSVEELVAAVGQYHAGELDAPLLGV is encoded by the coding sequence ATGTCCAACAAGACAGCGCAGGTCGAGCGTCTCCGGCAGCGTTTCGAGCTCTACGACACCGACGAGGACGGACGTATCGGGCGCCATGACCTGGAGGAGGAGGCCCGGCGTATCGTCCGCGCTTTCGGCGAGTCGGAGGACTCTCCCAAGGCCCGGGCGTTGCTGCACGAGTACCCGCACATGTGGGACCACATGACGCGAGAGGCCGGCATCGCCGCCGATCAGACCCTGTCGTTGGAACAGTTCATCGAGATCGCCGACACCCAGATGCTGAGCGCCGGCGCGGCCGGCTTCGGCACCATGCTCCGCCCGAGCATCCGCGCGATGGTCGACCTGTGCGACGTCGACGGCGACGGGCAGGTCAATCCGCAAGAGTTCCGGACGTGGCTCGGTGCCATCGGTGACAACCGGATCGACGCGGACGAGGCGTTCCGCAAGGTGGACGCGGACGGTAACGGGCAACTGTCCGTCGAGGAACTCGTGGCCGCGGTGGGTCAGTACCACGCGGGCGAACTCGACGCCCCTCTTCTGGGTGTCTGA
- a CDS encoding M20/M25/M40 family metallo-hydrolase — MPDLPTRLPPPPDSAAAPLLRPARLTPADHDLLLDLLDTPTAGPLESDGDGPTARLWEAGRTYATAAAAVGLRVLRHAPAKPEVLRRDDVPLMVREAAKDETFLARQPNLVLRLGPELPRQDTVMFNVHLDTVAGWWPARFDGRRFTGRGAIDAKGPAVALLAGIRAARAAEPALGSRIGVLIQAVAGEEGGAMGTFGTRPLVEEGFTGGLNLFCEPTGHRFLPRSTASMTACVSVRGEDAVDDRPEAGHNATVLLGHIGHYLARALPPRIGDGKVCVAGLHTGERHNRVYGTGRLLLNVSYGSRQTGRAAERVLGQALRKALADFSAGAAGTRDLARTAADATRITSLHWYKRGLPALDGRGRAPWAEELLERRAGLVRWPDEEPAFTCDAIWMDGVPDSYTAVFGPGDLHTNHAHADGEYADLDDLDRYADDIARVLVARVRHPPHDGEATHDDGAAEAPHAHSAVAPGAATDRISPR; from the coding sequence ATGCCTGACCTCCCGACCCGGCTGCCTCCCCCACCCGACTCCGCTGCCGCTCCCCTGCTGCGTCCCGCACGGCTGACGCCAGCCGACCACGACCTGCTGCTCGACCTCCTCGACACCCCCACAGCCGGTCCGCTGGAGTCGGACGGTGACGGCCCCACCGCTCGCCTGTGGGAGGCCGGACGGACCTATGCCACGGCTGCCGCGGCGGTCGGTCTGAGGGTGCTGCGTCACGCCCCGGCGAAACCAGAGGTGCTGCGCCGGGACGACGTACCCCTGATGGTTCGGGAGGCGGCGAAGGACGAGACGTTCCTGGCCCGGCAGCCCAACCTGGTGCTGCGCCTCGGGCCGGAACTCCCGCGGCAGGACACGGTGATGTTCAACGTCCACCTGGACACGGTGGCCGGGTGGTGGCCGGCCCGTTTCGACGGACGGCGCTTCACCGGGCGCGGGGCGATCGACGCCAAGGGCCCCGCCGTCGCATTGCTCGCCGGCATTCGGGCAGCCCGCGCGGCCGAACCGGCCCTGGGCAGCCGGATCGGCGTGCTCATCCAGGCGGTCGCGGGCGAGGAAGGCGGCGCCATGGGTACGTTCGGTACCCGGCCGCTGGTGGAGGAGGGGTTCACGGGCGGGCTGAACCTGTTCTGTGAGCCCACCGGGCACCGGTTCCTGCCCCGTTCCACGGCGTCCATGACTGCCTGCGTAAGCGTTCGGGGTGAGGACGCGGTGGACGACCGCCCCGAGGCCGGGCACAACGCGACCGTGCTGCTGGGGCACATCGGCCACTACCTGGCCCGCGCCCTGCCACCGCGAATCGGCGACGGCAAAGTGTGCGTGGCAGGCCTGCACACCGGCGAACGGCACAACCGGGTCTACGGCACCGGCCGACTGCTGCTCAACGTCTCCTACGGCTCCCGGCAGACCGGCCGAGCCGCCGAACGCGTGCTGGGGCAGGCGTTGCGTAAGGCGCTCGCCGACTTCTCCGCCGGGGCCGCCGGCACCCGTGACCTGGCCAGGACGGCCGCTGACGCGACACGGATCACGTCTTTGCACTGGTACAAGCGGGGCCTGCCCGCACTGGACGGCCGGGGTCGCGCGCCGTGGGCCGAGGAACTGCTGGAACGACGCGCGGGCCTGGTGCGCTGGCCCGACGAAGAGCCGGCCTTCACCTGCGACGCCATCTGGATGGACGGCGTCCCCGACAGCTACACCGCGGTCTTCGGCCCCGGCGACCTGCACACCAACCACGCGCACGCCGACGGCGAATACGCCGACCTGGACGACTTGGACCGGTACGCCGACGACATCGCCCGCGTACTCGTCGCACGCGTCCGCCACCCGCCGCACGACGGCGAAGCCACCCACGACGACGGCGCCGCCGAAGCACCTCACGCTCACTCAGCGGTCGCGCCCGGCGCGGCCACGGACAGGATCTCTCCCCGATGA
- a CDS encoding EF-hand domain-containing protein: protein MTTSVQEQRLRRRFEMWDQNGDGTIDRSDWAGEAKRILDSFGESESSTKGQALTKAYLGMWEYLAGQAGVGNDGALSLELFQGVAEKQVLDRGQVGFDQVLRPTIKAIADLCDTDGDGQVSPQEFRHWIRAIGGDNSTADAAFQQIDADSDGQLSVEELIQAVHRYHSGELEFSLL from the coding sequence GTGACTACTTCCGTACAGGAACAGCGACTGCGTCGCCGCTTCGAAATGTGGGACCAGAATGGCGACGGCACCATCGACCGTAGTGACTGGGCAGGCGAGGCCAAGCGCATTCTGGACTCGTTCGGGGAATCCGAGAGTTCCACGAAGGGGCAGGCTCTCACCAAGGCGTACCTGGGGATGTGGGAATACCTGGCAGGCCAGGCCGGAGTCGGGAACGACGGCGCGCTGAGCCTCGAACTGTTCCAGGGCGTGGCGGAGAAGCAGGTGCTCGACCGCGGGCAAGTCGGCTTCGACCAAGTGCTGCGCCCGACGATCAAGGCGATCGCCGACCTGTGCGACACCGACGGCGACGGTCAGGTCAGCCCGCAGGAGTTCCGGCACTGGATCCGTGCCATCGGCGGCGACAACTCCACGGCGGACGCGGCATTCCAGCAGATCGACGCGGACAGTGACGGTCAGCTGTCGGTCGAGGAGCTGATCCAGGCGGTGCACCGCTACCACTCCGGTGAGCTGGAGTTCTCGCTGCTCTGA